The Solibacillus daqui genome has a segment encoding these proteins:
- a CDS encoding ATP-grasp domain-containing protein: MKKLLMLGGALSQVAAIKKAREMGCYVIVCDGNGNAPGKQFAQEFYEVCTTDKELILSLAKSLQIDGIVCYAAESGAATVAYVAEKLGLPTHPYNSVEILTNKELFRNFQRKNNFNVPRAEGFHTYEEAKAQIHKFNMPVMIKPVDSSGSKGVSKIDSIDQLEQNAFDALRFSKVKRFIIEEYIENYGPHIGGDGFSVDGKLVFRCFSNEYFSTDCINPFVPVITTWPYTMPEQIQKNVHNEIQKVLDLLNMKTGSYNFDIRIDENKNVYLIEVTPRNGGDWNPEAIQYATKIDLMENTIKAALGKDCSDVKMVKPTGYWATYVLNSEKSGIFEGLEIQEDFLEKNVVEYELLVNPDDPISDLSGSHEKIGLMILKYQSEKEMMEKMNNIKKLVKVKVNDLLISGSIPFLLLQERVANLI; encoded by the coding sequence TTGAAGAAACTTTTAATGTTAGGTGGGGCTTTATCCCAAGTTGCAGCGATTAAAAAAGCTCGGGAAATGGGCTGCTATGTGATAGTCTGTGACGGTAATGGGAATGCTCCTGGTAAACAATTCGCCCAAGAATTTTATGAAGTTTGTACGACCGACAAAGAATTAATTTTAAGCTTAGCGAAATCTTTGCAAATTGATGGAATTGTATGTTATGCAGCTGAGTCAGGGGCAGCAACAGTCGCATATGTTGCAGAAAAATTAGGTTTACCAACACATCCATATAATTCTGTAGAGATACTAACGAATAAAGAATTATTTCGAAATTTCCAAAGAAAAAATAATTTCAATGTTCCAAGGGCAGAAGGATTTCATACGTATGAAGAGGCTAAAGCCCAAATTCATAAATTTAATATGCCGGTCATGATAAAACCCGTTGATTCTTCGGGCAGTAAAGGCGTTTCGAAAATAGATTCAATTGATCAACTTGAACAAAATGCATTCGATGCCTTACGTTTTTCAAAAGTAAAACGATTTATTATAGAAGAATATATTGAAAATTATGGTCCACATATTGGCGGAGATGGATTTTCGGTAGATGGTAAACTTGTGTTTCGGTGTTTTTCGAATGAATATTTTTCAACAGATTGTATCAATCCCTTTGTTCCAGTTATAACAACTTGGCCATACACAATGCCAGAACAAATCCAAAAAAATGTTCATAACGAGATTCAGAAAGTTTTGGATTTATTAAATATGAAAACAGGTTCTTATAATTTCGATATTCGAATCGATGAAAATAAGAACGTCTATTTGATTGAGGTCACGCCGAGAAATGGTGGTGATTGGAATCCAGAGGCAATCCAATATGCCACTAAAATCGATTTAATGGAAAATACAATTAAAGCAGCTTTAGGCAAAGATTGTAGTGATGTAAAGATGGTTAAACCTACAGGATATTGGGCCACATATGTACTAAACAGTGAAAAGAGTGGCATATTTGAAGGATTAGAAATACAAGAGGACTTCTTAGAAAAAAATGTAGTGGAGTATGAATTATTAGTGAATCCAGATGACCCGATTTCAGACCTTTCTGGATCTCACGAAAAAATTGGATTAATGATACTGAAATATCAATCTGAAAAAGAGATGATGGAAAAAATGAATAATATAAAAAAATTAGTGAAGGTAAAAGTGAATGATCTTTTGATTTCGGGAAGCATTCCATTTTTATTACTACAAGAAAGAGTAGCTAATCTAATATAA
- a CDS encoding EpsG family protein, which yields MVFYCFFLFVIMGVMVLDKMSTFIHCSNVQLSDDSRILPNEYAKKNVFLMVAFLLLFCFSAFRFDVGWDYLAYYDTVKYNIQTNIVGGEEFATILLIELSRSIGIYNLFFVVNSFICLFLIYKTINKYSVDPWLSLLFFLCFPLYFLNSLSVIRFFTALAITFYGFKYIEQKRPIPYIVLVVIAILFHKASLIAFVFYLARYIKLGTFKLVILLASLPVIANLLNGLVLNYLPKYAVYTKETASQEGTKAIVFFLILAFIALLLRKKITDDDEPSRIYLNIFFMGIAIYLMFYAQGTMGHRLSLFGTIYGLLVVPKMISLFNNAIVHFYLKLLFYTLLVAMFLYIINSGAATYIPYRTIFE from the coding sequence ATGGTTTTTTATTGTTTTTTTCTTTTCGTAATCATGGGTGTCATGGTCTTAGATAAAATGAGCACCTTTATCCATTGTAGCAATGTACAACTTAGTGATGATAGTAGAATTCTTCCAAATGAATATGCTAAAAAGAATGTCTTTTTAATGGTTGCCTTTCTTTTGTTATTTTGCTTTTCTGCCTTTCGTTTCGATGTTGGTTGGGATTATTTAGCGTATTATGACACGGTTAAATATAATATCCAAACGAATATTGTCGGTGGTGAAGAGTTCGCAACCATTCTATTGATTGAGCTTTCTAGGTCGATAGGTATCTATAATTTGTTTTTCGTAGTCAATTCATTTATTTGCCTTTTTTTAATTTACAAAACGATTAATAAATATAGTGTAGATCCATGGCTTAGTTTACTGTTTTTTTTATGTTTTCCACTTTACTTTTTAAATTCCTTAAGCGTCATCCGTTTTTTTACTGCATTAGCGATTACCTTTTATGGATTTAAATACATTGAACAAAAGCGACCGATTCCATACATTGTTTTAGTAGTGATAGCTATTTTATTTCATAAAGCATCATTAATAGCATTTGTCTTTTATTTAGCAAGATATATAAAGTTAGGCACCTTTAAGCTGGTAATCCTTTTAGCCTCACTTCCTGTTATTGCGAATCTGTTAAATGGCCTAGTTTTAAATTATTTACCTAAATATGCTGTTTATACGAAAGAAACAGCAAGTCAGGAAGGTACTAAGGCAATTGTTTTTTTCTTAATCCTAGCTTTTATTGCACTATTATTAAGAAAGAAAATTACAGATGATGATGAGCCATCAAGGATTTACTTAAATATTTTTTTCATGGGAATCGCGATTTATTTAATGTTCTATGCCCAGGGAACAATGGGACATCGATTATCGCTGTTTGGTACGATTTATGGATTATTAGTTGTACCAAAGATGATTTCTTTATTTAACAATGCAATCGTTCATTTTTATTTGAAGTTACTATTTTATACGTTATTAGTCGCCATGTTTCTATATATCATAAATAGCGGAGCAGCTACGTACATCCCATATCGAACCATTTTTGAGTAA
- a CDS encoding lipopolysaccharide biosynthesis protein, which yields MGNEVTKAKIVSSLLWSLLQRSGVQGIQLLITLILARLLLPEDFGLIVIVTIFNTFAIVIVQSGFTTALIQKKKVDHVDLSSVFYVNIISSSIIYMLLFYLAPTIAFFFEQQQLILILRVLSLSLFLSAFHSIQYVIVSRNMQFKDLFLASSIAHALSGMIAVGMAYADFGVWALVFQQLASHLITPFLLSFKVEWRPQLFFSMRNVMQLFSFGWKILVSSLLNAIYSNMHSVIIGKLFSPAMIGYYNKADQFPNIIVSNVNGSIQAVMLPALSSYQDNRQRVKEMVRRTIVTSSYVVFPMMIGLAMIAEPLVRLLLTDKWLPTVPFLQIFCMVYALYPIQTANLQAINALGRSDVFLKLEVLKTLLGLGILIISIQFGLYVMVFGVFISSVLFTIIDAYPNKQLLNYGMLEQLRDVFPSLLIALAMGGLLFLTHGLEFSMLTTVFIQIILGSIIYVVLSRIFKLECYEYLRSTLLSILGSSTKKYNLTFYNKEDNKEI from the coding sequence TTGGGCAATGAAGTAACAAAGGCAAAAATCGTTTCCTCATTATTATGGAGTTTATTGCAACGAAGCGGGGTTCAAGGAATTCAACTACTGATAACTCTTATATTAGCTCGATTGCTTTTGCCAGAAGATTTTGGATTAATTGTGATTGTGACGATCTTTAATACATTTGCTATCGTGATAGTACAAAGTGGATTTACGACGGCGCTCATTCAAAAGAAAAAAGTCGATCATGTCGATTTGTCCTCCGTTTTTTATGTGAATATAATATCTAGCAGTATCATTTATATGCTCCTTTTTTATCTTGCTCCTACTATTGCCTTCTTTTTTGAGCAACAGCAATTAATTTTAATTTTAAGAGTCTTATCTTTATCACTATTTTTGAGTGCATTTCATTCAATCCAATATGTGATTGTTTCTCGTAATATGCAATTTAAAGATTTGTTTCTTGCAAGCTCTATCGCCCACGCACTTTCGGGCATGATCGCAGTTGGAATGGCATACGCTGACTTTGGCGTTTGGGCACTTGTATTTCAACAATTAGCTAGTCATCTAATAACGCCTTTTTTATTAAGCTTTAAAGTAGAGTGGAGACCACAATTATTTTTTTCAATGCGAAACGTAATGCAGCTTTTTTCATTCGGTTGGAAAATACTGGTATCATCGTTATTGAATGCAATTTATAGCAATATGCACAGTGTGATTATCGGCAAACTGTTTAGCCCAGCAATGATCGGTTATTACAATAAAGCAGATCAGTTTCCGAATATTATTGTAAGTAATGTGAACGGCTCCATACAAGCTGTCATGTTACCGGCCTTGTCTTCTTATCAAGATAATCGTCAAAGGGTCAAAGAAATGGTACGGCGAACGATTGTTACAAGTTCATACGTTGTATTTCCAATGATGATAGGTTTGGCAATGATTGCTGAACCATTAGTAAGGCTATTATTGACGGATAAATGGTTACCAACAGTTCCGTTTTTACAAATTTTTTGTATGGTTTATGCGTTATATCCAATTCAAACCGCCAATTTACAGGCAATCAATGCTCTTGGGCGTAGTGATGTGTTTTTGAAACTCGAAGTACTAAAAACATTGCTTGGACTAGGAATTCTGATTATTTCAATACAATTTGGTCTCTATGTCATGGTCTTTGGTGTGTTTATTAGTAGCGTCCTATTTACTATTATTGATGCTTATCCAAATAAGCAGTTATTAAATTACGGAATGCTGGAGCAACTTCGCGATGTATTCCCGTCCTTGTTAATCGCGTTAGCAATGGGAGGCTTATTATTTTTAACTCATGGACTTGAATTTTCTATGCTCACAACCGTTTTTATTCAAATTATTTTAGGGTCCATCATCTATGTAGTTCTATCCCGGATATTTAAACTCGAATGTTATGAGTACTTACGATCGACGCTACTTAGTATTTTAGGGTCTAGTACAAAGAAATATAACTTAACTTTTTATAACAAAGAGGACAACAAAGAAATATAA
- a CDS encoding ATP-grasp domain-containing protein, producing MKKLLILSGDPYHVPFIKKAIEMGYYTITCDFFEHNPGHKLAHEYHNVSYMDKEAVLSLARDLKIDGITCFAADEAMTTVSYVAEKLGLPSYSYESIKIINNKDLFRDFLMKNNFNVPKAKGYTSFEEAKSEILHYKMPVMIKPVDSSGSRGISKIDTIEYLEEKIEYALSFSKAKRFIIEEYIDRKGYQVGGDGFSVNGELVFRCFTNNHLNPTNINPFAPIGGSWPSVLPEHIQNKIHREIQRLIHLLEMKTGPYDFDIQVDKHDRVFFIEMGARVGGNLIPHITKKATGVDLIEYTIKAALGEDCSDLKMVEPTGYWSCYVLNSQKSGIFEGLEMDKEFEENNIVEYELSIKPKDSLSAFTGSDKKIGTMVLKYSSLEEMLRKMDSITDFINVNVEDSFVY from the coding sequence ATGAAAAAACTATTAATCCTTAGTGGAGACCCATACCATGTACCCTTTATTAAAAAGGCAATAGAGATGGGCTATTATACGATTACATGTGATTTTTTTGAACATAACCCAGGTCATAAATTGGCGCATGAGTATCACAATGTTAGCTATATGGATAAAGAAGCAGTTCTTTCTTTAGCTAGAGATTTAAAAATTGATGGAATCACTTGTTTTGCTGCCGATGAAGCCATGACTACAGTTTCTTACGTTGCTGAAAAGTTGGGATTACCGTCCTATTCATATGAGTCCATTAAAATAATTAATAATAAGGACTTGTTTAGAGACTTTTTAATGAAAAATAACTTTAATGTCCCTAAAGCAAAAGGATATACCTCATTTGAAGAAGCAAAATCTGAAATACTCCATTACAAAATGCCAGTGATGATCAAACCAGTGGATTCATCTGGAAGTAGAGGAATTTCAAAAATAGATACCATTGAATATCTTGAAGAAAAGATAGAATATGCTTTAAGTTTCTCAAAAGCTAAACGCTTTATCATAGAAGAGTATATTGATCGAAAAGGATATCAAGTCGGAGGCGATGGCTTCTCGGTTAATGGTGAACTCGTATTTCGATGCTTCACAAATAATCATCTTAATCCTACAAATATCAATCCGTTTGCACCAATAGGAGGAAGCTGGCCAAGTGTATTGCCGGAACATATTCAAAATAAAATTCATAGGGAAATTCAAAGATTAATCCATTTACTTGAAATGAAAACAGGTCCTTATGATTTTGATATACAAGTAGATAAACATGATCGTGTTTTTTTTATAGAAATGGGTGCAAGAGTTGGAGGGAATTTGATTCCTCATATAACGAAAAAGGCAACAGGTGTCGATTTAATTGAATATACGATAAAGGCTGCCTTAGGGGAAGATTGTAGTGATTTGAAAATGGTAGAACCTACAGGCTATTGGTCATGTTATGTGTTAAATAGTCAGAAAAGCGGGATATTTGAAGGGCTCGAAATGGACAAAGAGTTTGAGGAAAATAATATTGTAGAATATGAACTCTCCATTAAACCGAAGGATAGTTTATCTGCTTTTACAGGATCAGATAAAAAAATAGGAACAATGGTGCTGAAATATTCATCACTAGAAGAAATGCTAAGAAAAATGGATAGTATCACAGATTTTATCAATGTGAACGTAGAAGATTCTTTCGTATATTAG